GCACATTATATTGCCACTGGTATCCCTGCAGCGCTTCACTTTTGCCCTGCTGTTGCATAAATTTTTCAACAGCCGCGGTGAGTTTAACGCCTACATTGCGTACCTGGTTGATATACTGCTGATTGGTTGAAGTTTTAGTTGTCTTCAATACCTCAGAATAACTTTGAGCACTGAGTGAAAGCATTTGGTCGGCAGGTATAACAAGAAGCTGTTTGCGACCGGTAATGGGGGCTACCGCACAACTCACTGCCAAAACAACAAGCAGAAAAACCAGTTTTTTCATTTCTTTTCAATTAGGTATACAAAAATGTGTCTTTTTTAAAATATAAACAATGCCGTTGTTGACTGGTTCACGGTTGAACTTGTTTGAAATCAGGCTATATTTACATAAAAACATGAGACTACCGCTTATCTCCTTTTTCATTTTATATGCTGGAATATCCATGGGCCAGCAAGTTCCGACAGATCCGAATGCAACATTGCTGAAAACCGGAACCGGGTATGCTTTTACAGAAGGCGCTTCATGCGACAGGAATGGAAATGTTTTTTTCACTGATCAGCCTAACGATAAGATTTATACATGGAATGAAAAAGACGGGATTCGTCTTTTTAAAGACGGAGCTGAAAGGGCTAATGGTACTGAATTCGATACAAAGGGAAATCTTATAATCTGTGCCGACATAAACAACAGTATTCTTAAGATCGATGCCAAGGGTAAGATTAATTCAGTTTATAATAAGGGATATTCCGGAAAGTACCTGAACGGACCAAATGACTTGTGGATTGATCAGTCAGGAGGAATCTACTTCACCGATCCTTATTATTACCGTGATTACTGGGAAGCAGGTCATACCATGCAGCAGGATGCACAGGCTGTTTATTACCTGAAGCCTGAAGGTGAACTGGTCAGGGTAGTTTCCGATCTTAAGCAGCCAAACGGAATTGCAGGTACACCGGATGGCAAATTTCTTTATGTGGCCGACATTGCTGCGGGCAAAACCTACCGGTATAAAATATTGCCGGATGGAAAACTGGCAGAGAAAACGCTGTTTGCCAATGCAGGTTCCGATGGCATGACAACAGACGAAAAGGGGAATGTGTACCTGACTTACGGTAAAGTACAGGTTTTTAATAGCCGGGGTGAAAAGCTGGGGGATATTGACTTACCTGAAAATCCATCAAATCTTTGTTTCGGAGGGAAGAACCATAATATACTATTCATAACCGCAAGAACATCGGTATATACCATTAAGATGAATGTGAAGGGATTTTAGATTTACGATTTACGATTGGACGATTTACGATTAAAAAGAAGTGATTGGTGACTGGTTACTGGTCATGAGCGTCATTGCGAGTAACCAACCCTATTTTTAAGATCACCCAATGAAATGACAACCATGGCTTTCACAAATAGCTACGAAGTAGCGAGATCTGAATAACCGCGGGTGAACCCCGTGGATTATGATGCCAGCAGACAAGAACCCTGAAAGGGTTCAATTTCAATTATGCATAATTCAACTCTTTCAGAGTTGTGTTCGTTATCGTAGCACCGTACCACGGGTTTCACCCGCGGTTATTCAAATTGAACCCTTTCAGGGTTGTTCATTAAAAAGTCGTCATTAATAGGAGCATAACAATATTTGATTATAGCAGGAAGTAAAGCGACGAAGCAATCTGCCCGAACAGGCAGAGCGCAATTATTTGAAATACTTTTATTCTTATGGTTGTCTGTCTTGGTCAAGTCCTTCATGTGCAGGCAGATTGCTTCACCTTCGCAGGAATCGAAGGTTCGCAATGACGGCAAATGCATGGGTGATCCCTATAAAGTTTTCTTCAGATATTTCAGCACTCTCTTATTAAATGGTTTTTCACCCTTGAGAAGGAATCTTACTTCAATAGGAATATAGTAGAATGATTTCTTAAAATTTTTCTCATCGAATTCTGATTCCCTTATTCTTACGGCGTCTTTCTCGGTAACAATTATGTATTTATCTTCCGCTTCCATTGTATTGAAAGTACGGCGGATAAGTTGGATATCCTGCCTTGAAAAATTATGGTGATCGGGGAATGCCATTTCTTCCCTTACATTTACAATCTCGGCCAGGAAATTTTTCAGGGGGAACGGATTGGCTATTCCCGTTACCAGCATTATGCAAGTTCCTGATTTATGAAGATGTTTATAGGTAAGTTCTTCGTGGTTTCTGAAAGGGAAAACCGGCATGGGTGAACCATATTCGTACCGGGTAAAAAATACCTCCTGTTTATTTCTGACATCCAATTTTGAAATAAATATTTCACCTTCATGCTGCGTAAGGTTTTCAGGGCATTTTGTCACTACAATCATATCCGCCCTGTTTGTATTCCTTCTGAATTCACGAAGATTTCCTGCTGGAAGCAGGATGTCGTTGAAGATAGGCCTGTTATAATCGATGAGCAAAATGGAAAGGCCTGGCTTTACCTTGCGGTGCTGGTATGCGTCATCGAGGATAACCACCTCAAGGTCGTGAATGGAATGCATCAGCTTTTTTATACCTTTCACCCTGTCGCGTTCAACGGCAACAGGAACGGTGGGAAACTTAAGCTTGATCTGAAGGGGTTCATCACCAATTTCCTTTATTGGTGAGCGTTTCGAAGCAAAACGGAAATCCTTTGTTTTTCTTTTATAACCCCGGCTAAGAACCGCAAGACTATATTCTTTCCGGAGCAGATCAACCAGGTATTCTACATGAGGTGTTTTTCCGGTTCCGCCAACAGTAATGTTACCAATGGATATAACGGGAATCTTAAATTTTTTCGATTTAAGAATCCGGATATCAAAAAGCCAGTTTCTTAATAGTACAGCCAGCCCGTAAAAAAAGGTGAAAGGCAAAAGTGCCGGTCTTTTTATGAGCTTCTGTTTAATCATTGCGGAATGCTAATGCACGGTTATGTCAAATGGAAGTCTTGCCTGAACCCGGTCTTTCCGGATCAGATCCCTGAAATACCTGTATTGTTTGTAAACCTGGGGCACTTCTTCACGTATGAGCCTTTGACGGATGTCGCCGGTAATCTCTTTAAACACCTGAGTAAAGGCGTCTTCCTGTTTTGGAAGCTCAACTAATCTGTAATCACTTACACCTGCAGCTTTTACAGCAATATCAATTGCTGTGTTCAGTCCTCCCAATGTATCAACCAGGCCAAGACCCTTTGCATTGAATCCGCTCCATACCCGTCCTTCACCTATTTTATCTACATTGTCATAAGCCAGTGACCGGCCATCCGATACGCGGGTAACAAATGTATGGTAAGTATCATCAACCATATTCTGCAGTACCTGCCGTTCAGGATCTTCCAGGGGCCTGTATATGGAACCGAAATCAGACCATGTATTTGTTTTTTCCACGTCTGTTGTAATACCCAGTTTATTATTGAAAAAATCTCCTGCGTTAACCAGGATGCCGAATACTCCTATTGAACCGGTAATTGTATTCGGGTTGGCGATAATTGAACTGGCAGCAGTTACAATATAGTATCCGCCTGAAGCTGCCACATCACCCATTGAAGCTATAACCGGTTTAACGTCACGTGCCAGTTTGATTTCTCTCCAAATAACCTCAGAAGCCAGGGCGCTTCCACCGGGTGAATTTACCCTGAACACGATGGCTTTTATAGAGGAATCCTGGCGGGCGTTCCTTATTGTCTTTGCCAAAGCATCAGAACCGATAGTTCCTTCACTGGCTTCACCAGGGACAATATCACCTTCGGCATAGATAACGGCAATTTTATTTTTCGAGTAATCCTTGGTTTCATCAGGCACCCGGAGGTATTTCTGGTAACTTATAAATTCAAGATCTTTTGAATTTGAAATATTCACAAGGGATGCCAGGGTATCCAAAACCTGGTCCTTGTATAGAATGGCATCCACTATCCCGTATCGCTCTGCGGCTTTGTTATCCCACAACAAAAGGCTGTCGGCGAAGGTATTCAGACTGTCAACCGATACATTCCTGCTTTCAGAAATGCGGGTTACTATGTGATTCCAGATGGATCCCATGTATGATTTGATCTGTTCACGGTTTTCGGGACTCATTTTATCATACATGAAAGGCTCTACAGCACTTTTGAACCGGCCATGACGGATCACTTCAGGCTCAATGTCAAGTTTCTCAAGTGCTTTTTTATAAAACATCAGGTCAGCGCTGAGTCCAATGAAATTAACCGATCCGCCGGGGTTGAGGTAAATGTGATCAGCTATTGAAGCCAGGTAAAAAGAGCCCTGGGTGTAAGTTTCGCTGAATGCAATAATGAATTTACCTGAGCTTTTAAAATCAATTAGTGCATTTCTGATCTCTTCAATTGTGGCAATCCCGGTTTGCAGCCCGGAAAGCTGGAGATAAATTCCTTCTATATGCTGATCTTTTTTTGCCTTTTTGATATTGTCAAGAATTTCATTGAGACCCATAGAACCTGAAGCGCCGAAATTGGCAAAATTCAAGGCAAAAGCAGGCATCGAAGATTTGCGGTCGTTTATAGGCTGGTCGAATTTCAACAGCAGGATAGTGTTGTCTTTAACACTCACAGGCTTGTCCTGAACCGAGATCATGGCGCCAATCACCCCTGCTAAAATGAAGAAAATAACAGCAAATCCTATAATTACGCCTAAGATACTGGCAAGTAAATATTTGAAAAAGCTTTTCATTCTCCTTTTATTGTTAGTATTGAAGCAACAATATTAATGAATTACTGTGAATTCCCCTAATTTTGCAGCTTAACGAACTGAAATGAACAGAGTTTATCTTTCACTCGGAAGTAATATGGGAAACCGCGAATCAAATATGAACAAGGCGGTTGCCCTGTTGGTTTCCCATGGTATAAAGATAAATTCAGCATCGTTCATCTATGAAACCGAGCCATGGGGAAGTCCTGATCAGCAAAACTTCTATAACAGGGTTATTGATATCAGCACTGAATTAAAACCTGTTGATTTACTCAAAACGGTCCAGGCGATTGAGAAGAAAATGGGCAGGAAGCGTTCAGAAATTCGTTATGCTCCAAGGCCGATTGATATAGATATTTTGTTTTTTGAGAACCTGATATATACCTCCGAAAGTCTTAAAATACCGCATCCGCTTATCCATCTGCGCCGCTTTGTGCTTATTCCGCTTGCCGATATAGCGCCCGGGTTAAGGCATCCGGTACTGGGCAAAACAGTAACCGAGTTGCTCAGCCGGTGTGATGATGACAATGCTGTAACCCGCTTACTCTGATCAGATCAGATTTTCATCGGCGAAACTAAAGTAGTTTTTTCCAGCCACAATGATATGATCGAGAAGTGTTATGTCCATGAGGGATGCTGTTTCCTTAAGCCGCCGGGTGATCGCTATATCCGCTTCACTGGGCTGCAGGTTGCCCGATGGGTGGTTATGGCTCAGGATAAGTGAAGTAGCCAGGTTTTCCAATGCCGTTTTCAGTATAAGACGGATATCGGTAACCGTACCAGTGATGCCGCCCTGGCTGATTTTTTGTTTCAGGATGACCTTATTAGACCGGTTAAGAAGCAGAATCCAGAATTCTTCATATGTCAGATCGGTGAGAAGTGGGAAAACAAGGTTAAATACATCGGCACTGCCTGTAATTTTGACTTCATCAGGGACGTCGGCTATTTTTCTTCTCCTTCCGAGCTCCAGTGCAGCCAGAATAGTAACTGCCCTTGCCTGGCCTATACCTTTAATTTTATTCAGGTCATGAATACTGTATTTTCCAAGGCGGTCAAGACTGTTTCCTGCCATATGCAAAATCTGCCGGGCCAGGTCAACAGCCGAAATATTTCGTGTCCCCGATCCGATTAAGATGGCAATAAGTTCGGCATCACTCAGACTTTGAGTGCCGGAAGTGAGCATTTTTTCACGCGGCCGGTCTTCAACCGCCCAATTACGGATTGATAACGACTTGTAACTTTCCATTTCCTGTAACCCAATTTTAACACAAGGTATAAAAAAAACGCAATAAAAAACCCCGACAGGTTCCTGTCGGGGCAAATATCTTTTTCGTTTCTTGCTACTTAAGGTTATTAACCTGCTTTGAAAGTTCAGCTTTAAGGTTAGCTGCCTTATTGGGATGAATGATTCTTTTCTTGGCAAGTTTATCCAGCATGGAAGCGACTTTCGGAAGCTTTTCAGCTGCTGCGGTTTTATCTGTGGTGGCACGCATTTCTTTTAACGCATTACGGGTTGTACGGGCGGCATATTTATTTTTTGTTTTCCGTGCTTCGTCTTGTCTGTTCCTTTTTACTGATGACTTATGGTTTGCCATTTTCTAAATATTTTTCTTGATGTTAAGCTATTTTTTAAGAGCGACAAAAATAATTAATTTTTCAATACGGAAAAATTTTTAAAAAAAATTATACATTTGCAAGCTCAAAAATAAAGTAGGTTTCATTTTAATTATTTGTATGCCCGTAAAAATCAGATTATCTAAAAAAGGCCGTAAAAAGTTGCCTTACTACCACATTGTGGTAGCAGATAGCAGGGCGCCACGTGATGGTAAATTTATATCGAGGATTGGCTTGTACAATCCCCAGACTAATCCTGCTACTATTGAATTAAACTTTGATAGTGCATTAGATTGGTTACAAAAGGGCGCTCAACCTACCGACACCTGTAGGGCTATTTTATCCGACAAAGGTGTGATGATGAAAAAGCATCTTCTCGAAGGTGCAAAGAAAGGTGCTTTCTCAGTTGAAGAGGCTGAAACTCGTTTCCAGAAATGGATGAGTGACAAAACCGCAAGGGTAAAAGCCCAGACGGACAAAGTTTCGAAGACTAAGGCAGATGAGGCAAAGAAACGCTTCGACGCTGAAACTAAAGTAAAAGAGGCCAAGGCTGAAGCACTGGCTAAAAAACTGAAAGCCCAGGCTGAAGAGGCAAAAGCAGCAAGCTCAGAAGCTGAACCTGTTGCCAATGCAGAAGAAGCCCCGGCCGAAAATGCTGAAGGTACAGCCGAAGCCTGAAAAGGTGATATCGGATGATCAGTAAAGACAAATGCCGGTTAATAGGCACACTTGTTAAACCTCATGGTACAAGGGGATCTTTACTGCTCCGACTGAAAGACATTCAAGCACAGGATTTATTAAAAAAGGAATCATTATTCGTTGATATCGACGGATTGATGGTTCCTTTTTTTTTGAATGAATTCAGGCCACATTCAACTGAAAGTGCAATTATTACCATTGATGGTATCCCGTCAGAAGACAGGGCGAAATTTCTCGTTCAACGGGATGTTTATGTCAGGTCGGATCAGATCCGGCGCAAACGGAAGCCGGTTAGTGAACTGCCCGACCTCAACGGTTATAAGGTTAACGATGAAGAAAAGGGATTTATAGGTATTGCCGGTGAAATTGAGGATATTTCTAATAATCCGCTGTTGAATGTTAC
Above is a window of Bacteroidales bacterium DNA encoding:
- a CDS encoding SMP-30/gluconolactonase/LRE family protein, with the protein product MRLPLISFFILYAGISMGQQVPTDPNATLLKTGTGYAFTEGASCDRNGNVFFTDQPNDKIYTWNEKDGIRLFKDGAERANGTEFDTKGNLIICADINNSILKIDAKGKINSVYNKGYSGKYLNGPNDLWIDQSGGIYFTDPYYYRDYWEAGHTMQQDAQAVYYLKPEGELVRVVSDLKQPNGIAGTPDGKFLYVADIAAGKTYRYKILPDGKLAEKTLFANAGSDGMTTDEKGNVYLTYGKVQVFNSRGEKLGDIDLPENPSNLCFGGKNHNILFITARTSVYTIKMNVKGF
- the lpxK gene encoding tetraacyldisaccharide 4'-kinase; translation: MIKQKLIKRPALLPFTFFYGLAVLLRNWLFDIRILKSKKFKIPVISIGNITVGGTGKTPHVEYLVDLLRKEYSLAVLSRGYKRKTKDFRFASKRSPIKEIGDEPLQIKLKFPTVPVAVERDRVKGIKKLMHSIHDLEVVILDDAYQHRKVKPGLSILLIDYNRPIFNDILLPAGNLREFRRNTNRADMIVVTKCPENLTQHEGEIFISKLDVRNKQEVFFTRYEYGSPMPVFPFRNHEELTYKHLHKSGTCIMLVTGIANPFPLKNFLAEIVNVREEMAFPDHHNFSRQDIQLIRRTFNTMEAEDKYIIVTEKDAVRIRESEFDEKNFKKSFYYIPIEVRFLLKGEKPFNKRVLKYLKKTL
- the sppA gene encoding signal peptide peptidase SppA produces the protein MKSFFKYLLASILGVIIGFAVIFFILAGVIGAMISVQDKPVSVKDNTILLLKFDQPINDRKSSMPAFALNFANFGASGSMGLNEILDNIKKAKKDQHIEGIYLQLSGLQTGIATIEEIRNALIDFKSSGKFIIAFSETYTQGSFYLASIADHIYLNPGGSVNFIGLSADLMFYKKALEKLDIEPEVIRHGRFKSAVEPFMYDKMSPENREQIKSYMGSIWNHIVTRISESRNVSVDSLNTFADSLLLWDNKAAERYGIVDAILYKDQVLDTLASLVNISNSKDLEFISYQKYLRVPDETKDYSKNKIAVIYAEGDIVPGEASEGTIGSDALAKTIRNARQDSSIKAIVFRVNSPGGSALASEVIWREIKLARDVKPVIASMGDVAASGGYYIVTAASSIIANPNTITGSIGVFGILVNAGDFFNNKLGITTDVEKTNTWSDFGSIYRPLEDPERQVLQNMVDDTYHTFVTRVSDGRSLAYDNVDKIGEGRVWSGFNAKGLGLVDTLGGLNTAIDIAVKAAGVSDYRLVELPKQEDAFTQVFKEITGDIRQRLIREEVPQVYKQYRYFRDLIRKDRVQARLPFDITVH
- the folK gene encoding 2-amino-4-hydroxy-6-hydroxymethyldihydropteridine diphosphokinase gives rise to the protein MNRVYLSLGSNMGNRESNMNKAVALLVSHGIKINSASFIYETEPWGSPDQQNFYNRVIDISTELKPVDLLKTVQAIEKKMGRKRSEIRYAPRPIDIDILFFENLIYTSESLKIPHPLIHLRRFVLIPLADIAPGLRHPVLGKTVTELLSRCDDDNAVTRLL
- the radC gene encoding DNA repair protein RadC; the protein is MESYKSLSIRNWAVEDRPREKMLTSGTQSLSDAELIAILIGSGTRNISAVDLARQILHMAGNSLDRLGKYSIHDLNKIKGIGQARAVTILAALELGRRRKIADVPDEVKITGSADVFNLVFPLLTDLTYEEFWILLLNRSNKVILKQKISQGGITGTVTDIRLILKTALENLATSLILSHNHPSGNLQPSEADIAITRRLKETASLMDITLLDHIIVAGKNYFSFADENLI
- the rpsT gene encoding 30S ribosomal protein S20, with translation MANHKSSVKRNRQDEARKTKNKYAARTTRNALKEMRATTDKTAAAEKLPKVASMLDKLAKKRIIHPNKAANLKAELSKQVNNLK
- a CDS encoding 30S ribosomal protein S16 produces the protein MPVKIRLSKKGRKKLPYYHIVVADSRAPRDGKFISRIGLYNPQTNPATIELNFDSALDWLQKGAQPTDTCRAILSDKGVMMKKHLLEGAKKGAFSVEEAETRFQKWMSDKTARVKAQTDKVSKTKADEAKKRFDAETKVKEAKAEALAKKLKAQAEEAKAASSEAEPVANAEEAPAENAEGTAEA